The window GCTGATTCGACAGATGGCTCTAGTTTACGTAGAAGTATTTCGCAATACGCCACTGCTCTTGCAACTATTCTTTTGGTACTTTGCCGTGTTCTTCAACCTGCCGACTGTGGAAGCACCAACTCAGGTTCTGGGCATCCTGAGCCTGAGCAAAGCAGGAATTATGCTGCCTGGGAATGTGCAATTGTCAGCAGAATTTTCTGCCTTGGTATTTGGGCTAGCCTTGTCTACGGCTGCATTTATCGCTGAAATTGTGCGTGGTAGCATTCAAGCTGTACCGATTGGACAATGGGAAGCGGCACGATCGCTGGGACTCAAGCCTTTACAAGTGCTGCGACTAGTGATTTTTCCTCAAGCTTTGCGCATCATTATCCCTCCGCTCACAGGGCAATATCTGAACCTGGTGAAAAACTCTAGCTTGGCTGTCGCTGTTGGGTACCGGGATATTTATTCTGTGTCAGCTACGATGGAAAATCAAACTGGGCGAGCCGTCGAAGCCATGATTTTCATCATGACTGTGTACCTGACGATTAGTCTGGCAATCGCCCTGGTAACTAACTGGTACAACCAGCGAGTGCAGTTAGTAGAGCGCTGAGCTGGAAGCTAGGTCATTACCTCCCCTTAGGAGGAACTAAAATTTTGTCCTGAGGTTCGTCATGTCTATAGTATGATAGTAGATCGCGTCGCAAGCTGTTTGCTGATGTTATCTATCGCGTTTGAGGGTACGTTATGCCTAAACTAAAAACCCGTAAGTCGGCTGCCAAGCGATTTCGTGTTACTGGCAGTGGCAAAATAGTCCACCGTAAGTCAAATCGGAACCACTTACTCCAACACAAACCCACTGCTCGCAAGAACCGTCTCTCAAAAATGGCAGTCGTGCATGAGCGAGACGAAGAGAATGTGCGGCTGATGATGCCCTATCTCTAGTTAGGATGAGCCTTTAGCTTGTTGACGCTTAAATCATGAGCACCTAGATGACAACTGACGAATATTGACAACGTTTGACCTATGACTAGAGTAAAGCGCGGTAATGTTGCTCGTAAGCGCCGCAAAAAGA is drawn from Cyanobacteriota bacterium and contains these coding sequences:
- the rpmI gene encoding 50S ribosomal protein L35 translates to MPKLKTRKSAAKRFRVTGSGKIVHRKSNRNHLLQHKPTARKNRLSKMAVVHERDEENVRLMMPYL
- a CDS encoding ABC transporter permease subunit (The N-terminal region of this protein, as described by TIGR01726, is a three transmembrane segment that identifies a subfamily of ABC transporter permease subunits, which specificities that include histidine, arginine, glutamine, glutamate, L-cystine (sic), the opines (in Agrobacterium) octopine and nopaline, etc.), whose translation is MPPLLSMLRSRHLWRIAVQLLFLGVIIAITTYFGSNLSSNLREKGIPFGFDFLTSQASFDIAESLIPFRSSDSYAYALLVGLLNTLQVSVVGIILATIVGVFGGIARLADNWLIRQMALVYVEVFRNTPLLLQLFFWYFAVFFNLPTVEAPTQVLGILSLSKAGIMLPGNVQLSAEFSALVFGLALSTAAFIAEIVRGSIQAVPIGQWEAARSLGLKPLQVLRLVIFPQALRIIIPPLTGQYLNLVKNSSLAVAVGYRDIYSVSATMENQTGRAVEAMIFIMTVYLTISLAIALVTNWYNQRVQLVER